A window from Streptomyces sp. NBC_00335 encodes these proteins:
- the idi gene encoding isopentenyl-diphosphate Delta-isomerase: MPTTPATAANSAPTGAGAQEPIMLELVDEAGNTIGTAEKLSAHQAPGQLHRAFSVFLFDEQGRMLLQQRALGKYHSPGVWSNTCCGHPYPGESPFAAAARRTHEELGLSPSLLAEAGTVRYNHPDPASGLVEQEYNHLFVGLAQRSVRPDPEEIADTAFVTAEELAKRHAEVPFSAWFMTVLDAARPAIRELTGDAAGW, from the coding sequence ATGCCGACCACACCAGCCACCGCCGCGAACAGCGCGCCCACCGGCGCCGGCGCTCAAGAACCGATCATGCTCGAACTGGTCGACGAGGCCGGCAACACCATCGGTACGGCGGAGAAGCTCTCCGCCCATCAGGCTCCCGGTCAGCTGCACCGGGCGTTCTCGGTGTTCCTCTTCGACGAGCAGGGACGGATGCTGCTCCAGCAGCGCGCCCTCGGGAAGTACCACTCCCCCGGTGTCTGGTCGAACACGTGCTGCGGCCACCCCTACCCGGGGGAGTCGCCGTTCGCGGCGGCGGCCAGGCGGACCCACGAGGAGCTGGGGCTGTCGCCCTCGCTGCTCGCGGAGGCGGGGACGGTGCGCTACAACCATCCGGACCCGGCGTCGGGGCTGGTGGAGCAGGAGTACAACCACCTGTTCGTGGGACTCGCGCAGCGGTCGGTGCGGCCGGATCCGGAGGAGATCGCGGACACCGCCTTCGTGACCGCCGAGGAACTCGCGAAGCGGCACGCGGAGGTCCCGTTCTCGGCCTGGTTCATGACCGTGCTGGACGCGGCCCGGCCCGCGATCCGCGAGCTGACGGGTGACGCGGCGGGCTGGTAG
- a CDS encoding SLC13 family permease yields MSVALLLGVLAFAVLRPRGLPEAVAAVPAAGLLVVLGVVPPADAWEQTRELLPVVGFLAVILALARLCADEGLFEAAGAAVARRAAGRGPVALLGGVFAVASVITAALSLDATVVLLTPVVLATASRLGARPRPHVYATAHLANSASLLLPVSNLTNLLAFAASGLSFTRFAALMALPWLAAIGVEYAVFRRYFRTDLAAAPEHAAQTGKPAPLPRFAAAVLAATLGGFALASFAGASPAWAALAGTLVLAVRALRRRETTPARILGSAAPAFCLFVLALGVVVRAVVDHGLGDALERVTPAGDSLPALLAVAAVAAVLANLINNLPAVLALLPVASAGGAGPVLAVLIGVNIGPNLTYAGSLATLLWRRILHGDGGGADLVTLRDFTRLGLLTTVPALAASVAALWAALRLLGP; encoded by the coding sequence CTGTCCGTCGCGCTCCTGCTCGGGGTGCTGGCCTTCGCCGTGCTGCGCCCGCGCGGGCTGCCGGAGGCCGTGGCCGCCGTGCCCGCCGCCGGGCTGCTCGTCGTGCTGGGCGTCGTACCGCCCGCCGACGCGTGGGAGCAGACCCGTGAGCTGCTGCCGGTGGTCGGGTTCCTCGCCGTGATCCTGGCCCTGGCCCGGCTCTGCGCCGACGAGGGACTGTTCGAGGCCGCCGGGGCGGCGGTGGCCCGGCGGGCGGCGGGGCGCGGGCCGGTGGCACTGCTCGGCGGGGTGTTCGCCGTCGCCTCCGTGATCACCGCCGCGCTGAGCCTGGACGCGACCGTGGTGCTGCTGACCCCGGTGGTGCTGGCGACCGCCTCCCGGCTGGGGGCCCGGCCGCGCCCGCACGTGTACGCCACCGCACACCTGGCCAACTCGGCCTCGCTCCTCCTGCCGGTCTCCAACCTCACCAATCTGCTCGCCTTCGCCGCGAGCGGGCTGTCCTTCACCCGGTTCGCGGCGCTCATGGCCCTGCCCTGGCTGGCGGCGATCGGCGTGGAGTACGCGGTGTTCCGGCGCTACTTCCGCACCGACCTGGCGGCCGCCCCCGAGCACGCGGCGCAGACCGGGAAGCCCGCGCCGCTGCCCCGGTTCGCGGCCGCGGTGCTCGCGGCGACCCTGGGCGGCTTCGCGCTCGCCTCCTTCGCCGGGGCGAGCCCCGCCTGGGCGGCGCTCGCGGGCACGCTCGTGCTGGCCGTACGGGCGCTGCGGCGCCGGGAGACCACTCCGGCGCGGATCCTGGGCTCGGCGGCGCCGGCCTTCTGCCTGTTCGTGCTGGCGCTGGGGGTGGTGGTGCGGGCGGTCGTGGACCACGGACTCGGGGACGCCCTGGAGCGGGTGACCCCGGCCGGGGACTCGCTGCCGGCGCTGCTCGCGGTGGCGGCGGTGGCCGCCGTACTGGCCAACCTGATCAACAACCTGCCCGCGGTACTGGCCCTGCTTCCGGTGGCCTCGGCCGGCGGCGCGGGGCCGGTACTGGCGGTGCTGATCGGGGTGAACATCGGCCCGAACCTGACCTACGCGGGCTCGCTGGCCACGCTGCTCTGGCGGCGGATCCTGCACGGGGACGGCGGCGGCGCGGATCTGGTGACGCTGCGGGACTTCACCCGGCTCGGGCTCCTGACCACCGTCCCGGCGCTCGCGGCGTCGGTGGCGGCACTGTGGGCGGCCCTGCGCCTCCTGGGCCCCTGA
- a CDS encoding ABC-F family ATP-binding cassette domain-containing protein, protein MTATLVAKKLTAAHGERTLFADLDLVVAPGDVIGLVGVNGAGKSTLLRMLAGLDAPETGELRLSPPSAAVGHLPQEPERRPGESIREFLARRTGVAAAQAELDAATQGLVDGTPGADDAYADALDRWLNLGGADLDERALQVADDLGLSVGLDLPMTALSGGQAARAGLASLLLSRYDVFLLDEPTNDLDLDGLERLEQFVKGLRAGTIVISHDREFLTRTVTKVLELDLAQQQINLYGGGYDAYLEERERARNHAREEYDEYSDKRSALEDRAAMQRGWSDKGVKNSKRKATDNDKSARKAAADASEKQASKARQTQRAIERLEVVDEPRKEWELRMEIAAAPRSGSVVATLREAVVQRGDFAFGPASLQIDWADRVAITGANGAGKSTLLAVLLGRLAPDSGSATLGSGVRVGEVDQARGLFLGEEPLIDAFCAAVPDTEPAEVRTLLAKFGLKAAHVTRPAATLSPGERTRAALALLQGRGVNLLVLDEPTNHLDLPAIEQLESALDSYTGTLLLVTHDRRMLDAVRVTRRLHVADGRVTEL, encoded by the coding sequence ATGACTGCAACCCTCGTCGCCAAGAAGCTCACCGCCGCGCACGGTGAGCGCACGCTCTTCGCCGATCTCGACCTCGTCGTCGCCCCGGGCGACGTCATCGGCCTCGTCGGCGTCAACGGCGCCGGGAAGTCCACCCTGCTGCGGATGCTTGCCGGGCTCGACGCCCCCGAGACCGGTGAGCTGCGCCTCTCCCCGCCCTCCGCGGCCGTCGGCCACCTGCCGCAGGAGCCCGAGCGGCGCCCCGGCGAGTCGATCCGCGAGTTCCTGGCCCGCCGTACCGGTGTGGCCGCGGCGCAGGCCGAGCTCGACGCGGCGACGCAGGGTCTGGTGGACGGCACCCCGGGCGCGGACGACGCGTACGCGGACGCCCTCGACCGGTGGCTGAACCTCGGCGGGGCCGACCTCGACGAGCGGGCCCTGCAGGTCGCCGACGACCTCGGGCTGTCCGTCGGCCTCGACCTGCCGATGACCGCGCTGTCCGGCGGCCAGGCCGCCCGCGCCGGACTGGCCTCGCTGCTGCTGTCCCGCTACGACGTCTTCCTGCTCGACGAGCCCACCAACGACCTCGACCTCGACGGTCTGGAGCGCCTGGAGCAGTTCGTGAAGGGGCTGCGCGCCGGCACAATCGTGATCAGCCACGACCGCGAGTTCCTCACGCGCACCGTCACCAAGGTCCTCGAACTCGACCTGGCCCAGCAGCAGATCAACCTCTACGGCGGCGGCTACGACGCCTACCTGGAGGAGCGCGAGCGGGCCCGCAACCACGCCCGCGAGGAGTACGACGAGTACTCCGACAAGCGCTCGGCCCTGGAGGACCGGGCCGCGATGCAGCGCGGCTGGAGCGACAAGGGCGTCAAGAACTCCAAGCGCAAGGCCACGGACAACGACAAGTCCGCCAGGAAGGCCGCCGCCGACGCGAGCGAGAAGCAGGCCTCCAAGGCCCGCCAGACGCAGCGCGCGATCGAGCGGCTCGAAGTGGTCGACGAGCCGCGCAAGGAGTGGGAGCTGCGCATGGAGATCGCGGCGGCCCCGCGCTCCGGCTCCGTGGTCGCCACCCTGCGCGAAGCGGTCGTCCAGCGCGGGGACTTCGCCTTCGGACCGGCCAGCCTGCAGATCGACTGGGCCGACCGGGTCGCCATCACCGGCGCCAACGGGGCAGGAAAGTCGACCCTGTTGGCCGTGCTCCTGGGCCGCCTCGCCCCGGACTCCGGCTCCGCCACCCTCGGCTCGGGCGTACGGGTCGGCGAAGTCGACCAGGCCCGCGGCCTGTTCCTCGGCGAGGAACCCCTCATCGACGCCTTCTGCGCGGCCGTACCGGACACCGAGCCCGCCGAAGTCCGCACCCTGCTGGCCAAGTTCGGTCTGAAGGCCGCCCACGTGACCCGCCCGGCGGCCACCCTCTCCCCCGGCGAGCGCACCCGGGCGGCCCTGGCGCTGCTCCAGGGACGCGGGGTGAACCTGCTGGTGCTGGACGAGCCGACGAACCACCTCGACCTGCCCGCGATCGAGCAGCTGGAGTCCGCGCTGGACTCCTACACGGGCACCCTGCTGCTGGTCACCCACGACCGCCGGATGCTCGACGCGGTCCGGGTGACCCGCCGGCTGCACGTCGCGGACGGCAGGGTCACCGAGCTCTGA
- a CDS encoding GlxA family transcriptional regulator: protein MSLRNVLVVLYDGVQSLDVTGPMEVFNGAEQYPGPPRYALRTVSPGGAPIRTSSGLRIVPEGDLESERPGAGTTLLVPGGRYTADFAPELNHWLRAHGGSAERLVSVCTGGLLLAEAGLLDGRRATTHWYMCERMARDYPAVTVEPDPIYVRDGPVSTSAGVTAGIDLALALVEEDHGRDLALSVARQLVVFLRRPGNQAQFSAQLAAQTAQREPLRDVQHWITENPGEDLSVEALAARAALSPRHFARAFQAETGVTPGRYVERVRVEHARRLLEQGGEGIAGISRACGYGNPEALRRAFVKTLGQPPSEYRRRFGTTH from the coding sequence ATGTCGCTGCGAAACGTGCTCGTCGTCCTCTACGACGGCGTGCAGAGCCTGGATGTCACGGGGCCGATGGAAGTGTTCAACGGCGCCGAGCAGTACCCCGGACCGCCGCGGTACGCCCTGCGCACCGTCTCACCGGGCGGCGCCCCGATCCGTACGAGCAGCGGGCTGCGGATCGTCCCCGAGGGGGACCTGGAGAGCGAGCGCCCTGGCGCCGGGACCACTCTCCTGGTGCCGGGCGGCCGGTACACCGCGGACTTCGCGCCGGAGCTGAACCACTGGCTCCGCGCGCACGGCGGGTCCGCCGAGCGGCTGGTGTCGGTGTGCACCGGCGGCCTGCTCCTGGCCGAGGCCGGGTTGCTGGACGGACGGCGCGCGACGACGCACTGGTACATGTGCGAGCGGATGGCCCGGGACTACCCGGCCGTCACCGTGGAACCCGACCCGATCTACGTCCGGGACGGGCCGGTGTCCACCTCGGCCGGGGTCACGGCGGGCATAGACCTGGCGCTGGCCCTGGTGGAAGAGGACCACGGGCGGGACCTGGCCCTGTCCGTCGCCCGGCAGCTGGTGGTCTTCCTGCGGCGGCCCGGGAACCAGGCGCAGTTCAGTGCGCAGCTCGCCGCCCAGACGGCGCAGCGGGAGCCGCTGCGGGACGTGCAGCACTGGATCACGGAGAACCCGGGGGAGGACCTGAGCGTGGAGGCGCTGGCCGCGCGGGCGGCGCTGTCGCCCCGGCACTTCGCGCGGGCCTTCCAGGCCGAGACGGGCGTGACGCCCGGGCGGTACGTGGAGCGGGTACGGGTCGAGCACGCGCGGCGGCTGCTGGAGCAGGGCGGCGAGGGCATCGCCGGGATCTCCCGGGCCTGCGGCTACGGCAACCCGGAGGCGCTGCGCCGCGCCTTCGTGAAGACCCTGGGCCAGCCCCCGTCCGAATACCGCCGCCGCTTCGGCACCACCCACTGA
- a CDS encoding enoyl-CoA hydratase/isomerase family protein has protein sequence MDAALLSSVADGVATVVISHPAKRNAMTAAMWRGLPELLAGHAADPAVRVLVLTGAGETFCAGADISSLTGDEDPQALAVAAEEALAAFPKPTLAAIRGFCVGGGSQLAAACDLRFAEEGASFGVTPAKLGIVYPASSTRRLASLVGPAAAKYLLFSAELIDAERALRTGMLDELLPVGQLAKRVSEFTRILATRSQLTQSSAKEFADGRTDRDAYWAAQAAASGEVTEGVAAFLERRAPAFTWTPPAE, from the coding sequence ATGGACGCAGCCCTCCTCTCCTCCGTCGCCGACGGGGTCGCCACCGTCGTGATCTCGCACCCCGCCAAGCGCAACGCCATGACGGCCGCCATGTGGCGCGGGCTGCCGGAGCTGCTGGCCGGGCACGCGGCGGATCCCGCCGTACGGGTGCTGGTCCTGACGGGGGCCGGCGAGACCTTCTGCGCGGGGGCCGACATCTCCTCGCTGACCGGGGACGAGGACCCGCAGGCCCTGGCCGTGGCGGCGGAGGAGGCGCTCGCCGCCTTCCCCAAGCCCACGCTCGCCGCGATCCGCGGGTTCTGCGTGGGCGGGGGCAGCCAGCTGGCAGCCGCCTGCGATCTGCGCTTCGCGGAGGAGGGTGCCTCCTTCGGGGTGACACCGGCGAAGCTGGGCATCGTGTACCCGGCCTCGTCCACCCGGCGCCTCGCCTCCCTGGTGGGGCCCGCGGCCGCCAAGTACCTCCTCTTCTCCGCCGAGTTGATCGACGCGGAGCGGGCGCTGCGCACCGGGATGCTGGACGAGCTGCTGCCTGTGGGGCAACTGGCCAAACGGGTCTCGGAGTTCACGCGGATCCTGGCCACTCGCTCCCAGCTCACCCAGAGTTCGGCGAAGGAGTTCGCGGACGGCCGCACGGACCGGGACGCCTACTGGGCCGCGCAGGCCGCAGCGAGCGGTGAGGTCACGGAGGGGGTCGCCGCGTTCCTGGAACGGCGCGCGCCCGCCTTCACCTGGACTCCGCCGGCGGAGTGA
- a CDS encoding HdeD family acid-resistance protein: MKADKKKVSRSFAWMALLGALLVVAGLVGLVYTGVATLTTMFLFGWLLLFGGVVGLFQAIQSRKSNYFWLAVIVAAINIAAGFVILRRPEASAEALTMFAALLFLTGGVFRLAGAVVVRGAHLGLTLVQGAFGILLGLLILANWPGSSLYVIGAFFSLALLFDGLSLIAVGMGARRILGLVRDDEVPVTPAGAGVAAPEPHEAAGNRPPEDQERSNN; this comes from the coding sequence ATGAAGGCCGACAAGAAGAAGGTCAGCCGCAGTTTCGCGTGGATGGCCCTGCTCGGGGCGCTCCTGGTGGTGGCCGGGCTGGTGGGTCTCGTCTACACCGGTGTCGCGACCCTGACCACGATGTTCCTCTTCGGCTGGCTGCTGCTGTTCGGCGGCGTGGTGGGCCTCTTCCAGGCGATCCAGTCCCGCAAGAGCAACTACTTCTGGCTCGCCGTGATCGTCGCCGCGATCAACATCGCGGCCGGTTTCGTGATCCTGCGCCGCCCGGAGGCGAGCGCGGAGGCGCTCACGATGTTCGCCGCGCTGCTGTTCCTCACCGGCGGCGTGTTCCGGCTGGCCGGCGCCGTCGTGGTGCGCGGCGCGCACCTCGGGCTGACCCTGGTCCAGGGCGCCTTCGGGATCCTGCTGGGCCTCCTGATCCTGGCCAACTGGCCCGGCAGCAGCCTGTACGTGATCGGAGCGTTCTTCTCCCTCGCGCTGCTGTTCGACGGCCTGAGTCTGATCGCCGTGGGCATGGGAGCCCGCCGCATCCTGGGCTTGGTCAGGGACGACGAGGTTCCGGTGACCCCGGCAGGGGCGGGAGTCGCAGCGCCCGAGCCGCACGAGGCGGCCGGGAACCGTCCCCCAGAAGATCAGGAACGGTCGAACAACTGA
- a CDS encoding MAB_1171c family putative transporter, with the protein MASDLIAFGDALAVPSVVCLWIAVLLRAPGALRAPHQRGLWLAVATAAAAMTLNLPDVVAYAMGRDPDYAHTIGLVRNLIGVLSAGAVLYFVAAATRGRRLQIASGAGTVLWLTVLVALDTAAPDHGTHTIPPAGDPVPSLAYWLVLISAHLLANTICVYVCWRYSRRAESRGLAAGLLLFGLGTALAGVFWFVYLLKALFGFIWAMPANPLLMNVHGLLRAAAILVPTLFTFRRTAADMATAWRLWPLWRDLVHAVPHVALNKPRAGRVLELLWPPVPRNLLVYRKVIETRDAILILGEYVAPGVPELARSHVSGSGVPEQRSSAAALACVLKEARQAKLAGIPQQRSDENALELPAALQTSAEGGDLEGEARFLVEVAQAYASPATTGFTP; encoded by the coding sequence GTGGCCTCTGATCTGATCGCCTTCGGCGACGCGCTCGCCGTCCCCAGCGTCGTCTGCCTCTGGATCGCCGTCCTGCTCCGCGCGCCCGGCGCCCTGCGCGCCCCGCACCAGCGCGGCCTGTGGCTCGCCGTCGCCACCGCCGCGGCCGCGATGACCCTGAACCTCCCCGACGTCGTCGCCTACGCCATGGGCCGCGACCCGGACTACGCCCACACCATCGGGCTGGTGCGCAACCTCATCGGCGTCCTCTCCGCCGGCGCCGTGCTCTACTTCGTAGCCGCCGCCACCCGGGGCCGCCGCCTCCAGATCGCCTCGGGCGCCGGCACGGTCCTGTGGCTGACCGTCCTCGTCGCCCTGGACACGGCCGCACCCGACCACGGCACGCACACCATCCCGCCCGCCGGCGACCCGGTGCCCTCCCTCGCCTACTGGCTGGTGCTGATCTCCGCCCACCTGCTCGCCAACACCATCTGCGTATACGTCTGCTGGCGCTACAGCCGTCGCGCCGAGAGCCGGGGCCTCGCCGCGGGACTGCTGCTGTTCGGCCTGGGCACCGCGCTCGCCGGGGTGTTCTGGTTCGTGTACCTGCTCAAGGCACTGTTCGGTTTCATCTGGGCGATGCCCGCGAACCCGCTCCTGATGAACGTGCACGGGCTGCTGCGCGCCGCCGCGATCCTCGTCCCGACGCTGTTCACCTTCCGCCGCACGGCCGCCGACATGGCCACCGCCTGGCGGCTGTGGCCGCTCTGGCGCGACCTGGTCCACGCCGTCCCGCACGTCGCCCTCAACAAGCCGCGCGCCGGCCGGGTGCTGGAACTGCTGTGGCCGCCGGTCCCGCGCAACCTGCTCGTCTACCGCAAGGTCATCGAGACCCGCGACGCCATCCTGATCCTGGGGGAGTACGTCGCCCCGGGCGTGCCGGAGCTCGCGCGCAGCCACGTGTCCGGCAGCGGAGTACCCGAACAGCGGTCCAGTGCGGCCGCGCTGGCCTGCGTACTGAAGGAGGCGCGGCAGGCGAAGCTGGCCGGGATCCCGCAACAGCGGTCCGACGAGAACGCCTTGGAGCTGCCCGCGGCCCTCCAGACCTCGGCCGAGGGAGGAGACCTGGAGGGCGAGGCCCGTTTCCTCGTGGAGGTCGCCCAGGCCTACGCCTCACCGGCCACCACGGGCTTCACCCCGTGA
- a CDS encoding ATP-binding protein, whose protein sequence is MDKSGSVPPVKGAEPAVEAAPLAYEGVWRFTAPAVEESVPQARRAVRDLLGRQEVPADRDLVYSLLLIVSELVTNSVRHAALLSPEVAVEVAIGREWVRVAVEDNHPYRPKALEADFGQTGGRGLLLVREITLEAGGVCDVEHTSTGGKVIWAALPLTTAQASPAATPTSAV, encoded by the coding sequence ATGGATAAGAGCGGGAGCGTCCCGCCAGTCAAGGGGGCGGAGCCGGCGGTCGAGGCAGCCCCCCTCGCGTACGAGGGAGTGTGGCGATTCACGGCGCCCGCGGTAGAAGAATCCGTTCCGCAGGCCCGCCGTGCGGTCCGTGACCTGCTCGGCCGCCAGGAGGTGCCGGCCGACCGGGACCTGGTCTACTCCCTGCTGCTGATCGTCTCCGAACTGGTGACGAACTCGGTCCGGCACGCGGCCCTGCTCTCGCCGGAGGTCGCGGTGGAGGTCGCCATCGGCCGGGAGTGGGTACGGGTGGCCGTCGAGGACAACCACCCGTACCGCCCCAAGGCACTGGAGGCCGATTTCGGCCAGACCGGCGGCCGGGGCCTGCTCCTCGTCCGGGAGATCACACTGGAGGCCGGCGGGGTCTGCGACGTGGAGCACACCTCCACCGGCGGCAAGGTGATCTGGGCGGCCCTGCCGCTCACCACGGCCCAGGCGTCGCCCGCCGCCACCCCGACCTCGGCGGTCTGA
- a CDS encoding bifunctional class I SAM-dependent methyltransferase/N-acetyltransferase: MFFEAFFALHRGLPRQSPGSEATTRHLLSLCGPLPERPRALDLGCGPGPSALLLAAEAGGHGADVIAVDLHEGFLDELRAAAAARGLTDRVRAVKADMGDLGHPDGSFDLVWAEGSAYNIGFATALARWKPLLAPGGTLVLSECEWTVEEPSAGVRAFWDPHYALRSTARNLAAVQAAGYRVLGVHRQPDSDWAAYYGPLGERVAGAAEPAGPEAAAALGFVREEIEVRERYGHEYGYTAYVLRPVTAGDGGAWPVRPEADGDGAAVHALNSAAFETPAEADLVDALRADGSWLPGLSYVAEGPDGSVAAHALLTRCEVDGAAALALAPVAAAPALQRSGAGSAVVRALLAAAAERGEKLVLVLGHPSYYGRFGFVPASRFGIKAPFEVPDEAMMALVLDDSVPVPTGTIKYPSPFGV; this comes from the coding sequence CTGTTCTTCGAGGCGTTCTTCGCGCTGCACCGCGGTCTGCCCCGGCAGTCCCCCGGTTCCGAGGCGACCACCCGCCACCTGCTGTCCCTGTGCGGACCACTGCCCGAGCGGCCGCGCGCCCTGGACCTGGGCTGCGGTCCCGGCCCCAGCGCCCTGCTGCTCGCCGCGGAGGCGGGCGGCCACGGCGCCGACGTCATCGCGGTCGACCTCCACGAAGGCTTCCTCGACGAGCTCCGTGCGGCCGCCGCCGCCCGCGGGCTCACCGACCGCGTCCGCGCCGTCAAGGCGGACATGGGCGACCTCGGCCACCCGGACGGTTCCTTCGATCTCGTCTGGGCCGAGGGATCCGCCTACAACATCGGCTTCGCCACCGCGCTCGCACGGTGGAAGCCGCTCCTCGCCCCCGGCGGCACCCTGGTCCTGAGCGAATGCGAATGGACCGTCGAGGAACCCTCCGCCGGGGTCCGCGCCTTCTGGGACCCGCACTACGCGCTGCGTTCCACCGCCCGCAACCTGGCCGCCGTCCAGGCCGCCGGCTACCGGGTGCTCGGCGTGCACCGGCAGCCCGACTCCGACTGGGCCGCCTACTACGGTCCGCTCGGCGAGCGGGTGGCCGGGGCGGCGGAGCCCGCCGGGCCCGAGGCCGCGGCCGCGCTGGGCTTCGTACGCGAGGAGATCGAGGTACGGGAGCGGTACGGGCACGAGTACGGGTACACCGCCTACGTCCTGCGGCCGGTGACGGCCGGGGACGGCGGCGCCTGGCCCGTCCGCCCCGAGGCGGACGGGGACGGGGCCGCCGTGCACGCGCTGAACTCGGCCGCCTTCGAGACCCCGGCCGAGGCCGACCTCGTGGACGCCCTGCGCGCGGACGGATCCTGGCTGCCCGGCCTCTCCTACGTGGCCGAGGGCCCGGACGGGTCGGTCGCGGCGCACGCCCTGCTGACCCGGTGCGAGGTGGACGGGGCGGCGGCGCTCGCGCTCGCCCCGGTGGCCGCCGCGCCCGCGCTCCAGCGCTCGGGCGCCGGCAGCGCGGTCGTACGGGCGCTGCTCGCGGCGGCCGCGGAGCGCGGGGAGAAGCTCGTCCTGGTCCTCGGGCATCCCTCTTACTACGGGCGCTTCGGGTTCGTGCCGGCTTCGCGCTTCGGGATCAAGGCACCGTTCGAGGTGCCCGACGAGGCCATGATGGCGCTGGTGCTCGACGATTCGGTGCCGGTTCCCACGGGCACGATCAAGTACCCGTCCCCCTTCGGGGTTTGA
- a CDS encoding DJ-1/PfpI family protein, with translation MQIAVLLFDGFTALDAIGPFDTLGRLQGAETVFVAERPGPVRTDQSSLALVADKGLDEVTRPDIVLVPGGVVTDREMKNPVVLDWLRTVDATSTWTTSVCSGSTLLAAAGLLDGRRATGHWLYLDRLPPFGAVPVSERVVFDGKYVTAAGVSAGIDMGLALLGRIAGDEYAQRVQLMTEYDPQPPYDAGSPEKAPAHIVALLRSLTPPAESR, from the coding sequence ATGCAGATCGCCGTACTGCTTTTCGACGGGTTCACCGCCCTCGACGCCATCGGTCCCTTCGACACCCTGGGCCGGCTCCAGGGCGCCGAGACCGTGTTCGTGGCCGAGCGCCCGGGGCCCGTACGGACCGACCAGAGCTCACTCGCACTCGTCGCCGACAAGGGGCTCGACGAGGTGACCCGGCCGGACATCGTCCTCGTGCCCGGCGGGGTGGTCACCGACCGGGAGATGAAGAACCCGGTGGTCCTCGACTGGCTGCGGACCGTCGACGCCACCAGCACGTGGACCACCTCCGTCTGCTCCGGCTCGACGCTGCTCGCCGCCGCCGGCCTCCTGGACGGGCGCCGAGCCACCGGCCACTGGCTGTACCTGGACCGGCTGCCCCCGTTCGGGGCGGTGCCCGTCTCGGAACGGGTGGTCTTCGACGGGAAGTACGTCACGGCCGCCGGGGTGTCCGCGGGGATCGACATGGGGCTCGCGCTCCTCGGCCGCATCGCGGGCGACGAGTACGCGCAGAGGGTGCAGCTCATGACCGAATACGACCCGCAGCCGCCCTACGACGCGGGCTCCCCGGAGAAGGCGCCCGCCCACATCGTCGCCCTGCTCCGCTCGCTCACTCCGCCGGCGGAGTCCAGGTGA
- a CDS encoding SDR family NAD(P)-dependent oxidoreductase, translating into MTTTVLITGASAGLGAAFARGFAAKGCDLVLVARDKGRLEGVAAELAREFGSVCEVLPADLLDADGLAAVAERLADRARPVDILVNNAGFGLPAPFPYSPVEDEERMLDLLVKVPLRLTHAVLPGLRERRRGAVLNVSSVAGLLPTGTYGAAKAWITAFSESLRVDMEPYGVRVLAVVPGFTRTEFQERAGMDVTALRDAVWLEPRDVVAQALKDLARRHPVSITGRRYRAYALAARHLPRGFVARKMARTRRPPADAG; encoded by the coding sequence TTGACCACCACCGTACTGATCACAGGGGCCAGCGCCGGACTCGGCGCGGCCTTCGCCCGCGGCTTCGCCGCCAAGGGCTGCGACCTCGTCCTCGTCGCCCGGGACAAGGGCCGCCTCGAAGGCGTCGCCGCGGAGCTCGCCCGGGAATTCGGCTCCGTCTGCGAGGTGTTGCCCGCCGACCTGCTCGACGCGGACGGACTCGCAGCCGTCGCCGAGCGGCTCGCCGACCGGGCCCGGCCCGTGGACATCCTGGTCAACAACGCCGGCTTCGGACTCCCCGCGCCGTTCCCGTACAGCCCGGTCGAGGACGAGGAGCGGATGCTGGACCTGTTGGTCAAGGTGCCGCTGCGGCTCACCCACGCGGTGCTCCCGGGCCTGCGCGAGCGCCGCCGCGGCGCCGTCCTCAACGTCTCCTCGGTGGCCGGACTGCTCCCGACCGGGACCTACGGCGCCGCGAAGGCCTGGATCACGGCCTTCAGCGAGTCGCTGCGCGTGGACATGGAGCCGTACGGGGTCCGGGTGCTGGCGGTGGTGCCGGGATTCACCCGCACCGAGTTCCAGGAGCGCGCCGGGATGGACGTCACGGCCCTGAGGGACGCGGTGTGGCTGGAGCCGCGCGACGTGGTGGCCCAGGCCCTGAAGGACCTGGCCCGGCGCCACCCGGTGAGCATCACGGGCCGGCGCTACCGGGCGTACGCGCTGGCCGCCCGCCACCTTCCGCGCGGCTTCGTGGCCCGGAAGATGGCCCGCACGCGCCGCCCTCCGGCGGACGCGGGATAA